The genomic region AGGTAGAACAGAAAGGCGGAATTGCATGCCATACCGGGCGCGAAAGTTGCTTCTACAGCGTCTTTAGCGAAGGTGAATGGAAGCCCGTAGATCCAGTGCTCAAAGACCCCAATAGTATATATAACAAATAGGTTGTGATATGAGTGATGTATTAGCTGAGCTTAGCAAGGTTCTAGAGGCGCGCAAGCAGGCAGAAGCGGATAGCTCTTACGTAGCAAGTTTGCATGCCAAAGGGCTCAACAAGATACTTGAGAAAGTAGGAGAAGAGTCATTTGAAACTGTAATTGCCGCTAAAGACGCTCAGGCTTCGGGAGATAACTCTGATGTAATATATGAAACCGCTGATTTGTGGTTTCACAGTTTAGTCATGTTATCTCACTTGGGCGAAAAACCGGAAGCGGTACTGGAAGAGTTGGCGCGCCGTTTTGGGTTGTCGGGCCTAGACGAAAAAGCATCGCGTAACTGATTTTAGATAGCTAATTGTTTAGTCTAGAATTTTCTAGTTTTTTATTTAGCACTTTTCTGTATAAATAAGTATCGTAAGATTAAATAGGCGATACGCGAAGAATTTAATGTAAGAGGTGGTTCATGGGTTTCGGTGGAATTAGCATTTGGCAGTTAGTGATCGTTCTTGGCATCATTGTGTTGTTGTTCGGTACTAAAAAATTGCGCAACATTGGTGGTGATCTTGGCGGGGCAATAAAAGGCTTTAAAAAAGCCATGAAAGAAGAACCCGAAAGCGATAAATCAATTGAGAAAAAAGATGCTGACTTTGCACCAGAACAGCCAGCAACGAAGCAAGAAAGCACTCCTGAACAAAAATAAGCTGGTATCGCACTATGTTTGATATTGGCTTTGCCGAGTTGTTGGTCATTGCTGCGGTTGCTCTCGTGGTGCTTGGCCCTGAAAAACTTCCTACGGCGGTTCGTACACTTGGTTTGTGGGTAGGGCGTGCCAAACGCACCATAGGTGGAATCCAGCGAGAGATATCTGAAGAGTTACGCATGGAAGAGCTGCGTCGCACATCGGCTATTGAAAAAGAAAAGTTGGATAAAGAATT from Neptunomonas phycophila harbors:
- a CDS encoding phosphoribosyl-ATP diphosphatase — protein: MSDVLAELSKVLEARKQAEADSSYVASLHAKGLNKILEKVGEESFETVIAAKDAQASGDNSDVIYETADLWFHSLVMLSHLGEKPEAVLEELARRFGLSGLDEKASRN
- the tatA gene encoding Sec-independent protein translocase subunit TatA, with amino-acid sequence MGFGGISIWQLVIVLGIIVLLFGTKKLRNIGGDLGGAIKGFKKAMKEEPESDKSIEKKDADFAPEQPATKQESTPEQK
- the tatB gene encoding Sec-independent protein translocase protein TatB; amino-acid sequence: MFDIGFAELLVIAAVALVVLGPEKLPTAVRTLGLWVGRAKRTIGGIQREISEELRMEELRRTSAIEKEKLDKELNEMRQPFSDASNDIQTATKAPENTKATPEPPSEQSEKSNG